Below is a genomic region from Macaca thibetana thibetana isolate TM-01 chromosome 1, ASM2454274v1, whole genome shotgun sequence.
tttcaccatgttggccagactggtcttgaacccctgacctgaagtgatccacccgccttagcctccaaaagtgctgggattacagatgtgagccactgcgccttgaGTTTCTACTTTATGCCAAGCGCTGAGTTAGGCCCTGAGGATATAATCATcacccctgccctcaaggagcctGCAGCCTAGGAGAGAGACTGACATTAGAGGTGGTCAGAAATACATgtgggccggacatggtggttcacacatataatcccagcgctttgggagatggaggcgggcagatcacttgaagtcaggagttcaagaccaccttgactaacatggtgaaaccctgtctctactaaaaatacaaaaattagctgggcgttgtgcctgtaatcccagctacttgggaggctgagttgggaggatagcttggacccaggaggtagaggttgcagtgagctgagatcctgccactgcactctagcctgggcaacagagtgagactccatctaaaaataaataaataaataaataaaagactagaGAGACTAGAGTTGTCTGGAGCAACTGGACCTCCAGCCTCAGTGCCCTGGGTTTCCAGAATGCCAGCCTGGAAAGGGTGGAGTAAACTTTGGAGGCTCGTGTGCTGCCTCACCCTAGCCCCTCACCCAAACAAAACTCAACCAGTGTCTTAGTGCTCGTGGGACCTGCTTTGTCCCCTTTTGTGGTATCAAATGGGTGACGAAGGATGAGACAAACCTGGATGTGAGTCCCAACTCcgctgtgtgacctgggacaagccgtgcctctgagcctcagtcttctcagCACTAAGAGAGGCACTCCCATGGCCCTATCAAAGGGTTGCTGTCCACAAAACATGAACTGACCTTTGGCCTCATACATATTAGCTGTCAAATCCACAGGCCAACTGCACTCCCTTTAGAATTGCAGTTGTCTGTGTCTGTCCTGCCTCCTCAACCAGACTGTGCCCAAGTTCCTTCTGGGGCCCTGGTGTCCAACTCAGACAGGCATTGGAGGAAGCCGTGGGTGCTGTTGAATGTTGAACCTGAACATTGAACTAGAGGCCCCAGGCCAGGGCTAATGAGGGCTCCAGGAAAGGGCTTCTGGGTGGAGAGGGAGCATCTACAAACCACTCACTTCCCGAGTGGCCTTCCCGGGTCCAGCAGAGGGGTGGGGGCCAACTAGGGAACCCACGGCGGGCGGGGTGGAGCGGGTAAGGGGGTGGGGCTGGAGATGAAGGAATGAGTGAGGACCCTCCCCACTTCATCTAGTTTAGTCCCTTTAGCCTGTGAAGTAGGGGTCATCATTAGCGCCCTTTTACAGAGGAGAGAACTGAGGCTTCGAGAGAGAGAAACTTGGCCAGGAGTTTCCTCTCGGTCCGACCACCTCGGTGCCCCGCCGGGGGCGGTGGTTGGGCGCCGGGAGCAGGGGGCGGTGCGCggcaggggcgggggcggggcgcggACAAAACAGCCGCGGGGCGGCGGGGCGGCGGACGCGGCCATGGAGGGCGAGGGCTGCCGCTACCAATTTCGGGTTGCGCTGCTGGGGGACGCGGCGGTGGGCAAGACCTCGTTGCTGAGGAGTTACGTGACGGGCGCGCCTGGCGCCCCGGAGCCCGAGCCCGAGCCTGAGCCCACTGTAGGCGCCGAGTGCTACCGCCGCGCGCTGCAGCTGCGGGCCGGGCCGCGGGTCAAGCTGCAGCTCTGGGACACCGCGGGCCACGAGCGCTTCAGGTGCGGGTAGCCAGGGCGCGGGAGGGACTCCTGGTGGGGGACTTGGTGCCAGTGCGCTCGTCCACGGCAACCCCCGTAGAGGCCAACTTAGAGGTCAAGCGGAGGGCGAGGTCCCTGCCCTGGGTCCCGTCTGGTCCCCTGGGTCCAGACCCTCCCCTGCTCGGAGTCATTTTCCCCACGAACACCGCGGGGTGGGCCGAGTCCCAGAGCCCAGGAACATCCCTGGTTTTGAGCTCTGGACTCTGGAGAGATGAGTGATACTGGCCCCGGGCGCTGAGAGCTCAGAACAGAGCAGGAAGTGTCGAGGAGATGTGGAAGGGAGAGAAGTTTGTGTTGACCTTGAAGGATCGGCAGGAGTTTGCCAGAAAGAGAACGGAGAAACGAAAACCTAGGTCATGGCAGCACCAGGCCTCCTCCAGGAATGAGGGATTCGAGTTACGCTTGCACCCTAACTGGGAAGCACCCGGACttttacgtatttatttttttgagatggagtctcgctctgtcgcccaggctggagtgcagtggcgcgatctcggctctctgcaagctccgcctcccgggttcacgccattctcctgcctcagcctcccaagtagctagaactacaggtgccctccaccacgcccggcgaatttttttgtagtttagtattactagagacagggtttcaccgtgttagccaggatggtctcgatttcctgacctcatgatccacccacctccgcctcccaaagtgctggaattactggtatgagccaccgcgcccggccaactcccAGACTGTTAGGGGAGACACAGACACCGAGGCAGAGAACCACAGGGCCGCGTGAAGTGAGCCCTGCTGGGGTGTGAAGCATTCTGTGGATCCCAGGGGGAGGAGGTCCTGCCTCTGGGGGTGTCATGAAGGCATCAGTCTCTCCCAGCTtacctctctgcctccccaggtgCATCACCAGGTCCTTTTACCGGAACGTGGTGGGTGTCCTGCTGGTCTTTGATGTGACAAACAGGAAGTCCTTTGAACACATCCAAGACTGGCACCAGGAGGTCATGGCCACTCAGGGCCCAGACAAGGTCATCTTCCTGCTGGTTGGCCACAAGAGTGACCTGCAGAGCACCCGTTGTGTCtcagcccaggaggccgaggagCTGGCTGCCTCCCTGGGCATGGCCTTCGTGGAGACCTCGGTTAAAAACAACTGCAATGTGGACCTGGCCTTTGACATTCTCGCTGATGCTATCCAGCAGGCCCTGCAGCAGGGGGACATCAAGCTAGAAGAGGGCTGCGGGGGTGTCCGGCTCATCCACAAGACCCAAATCCCCAGGTCCCCCAGCAGGAAGCAGCACCCAGGCCCGTGCCAGTGTTAACTCTAGGAAAGAAAGGGTTAAAGCAGTCCCAGACTCAGCTCACCTGGTGGGATGGGGAGTGTTAGTATCTCTCTGGAGGACAAATGACAGAGGATTCATATAAACAGTATCCTGACACAGTCATGCTTCCTGGATTTTGGAGTCAAGGCTTTCTACAGAAAAGAAAGGtctgatggccgggcgcggtggctcacgcctgtaatcttagcattttcggaggccaaggatggcggatcacctgaggtcaggagttcaagaccagcctggccaatatggtgaaaccccgtctctattaaaaatacaaaaattagccaggcgtggtggcacatgcctgtaatcccagctactcaggaggctaaggcaggagaattgcttgaacccaggaggcagagattgcagtgagccaagactgtgccactgcactccagcctgggcgacagagtgagactctgtttcaaaaaaaaaagagagagagacaggaaaagaaaggCCTGAGAGACCAGATGTGTAACTTCCTGTCTTTGAAcctcagtgtccttatctgtCGATGGGGCTCATAAAAGATCCCACCTTGCAAGGAGGTGGTGACCATGAATGAGATAGTGGACAGGATGTGCTCACCCAGAGCCTGCCATGCTATGAATTGAATGACGAAAGCTCTCATTCCCACTCCCGTCTTTCTTGGCTGTGATGTGGCCACTCTGGCAGCATTCCTGGGCTCAGACACTGAGAAGCCAGCATCAGGAAGCTGCTGTATGGGCTAAGGCAGGTGTGGGGAATTCCAGGGGGAGCTTGGCTTGGAGGCTCCTTATGTCCTCAGGCTAAAATGATTCTGGGCATGGGATTAATATGTGACATCAAATCCAGGGTTGCTAGCCAATGCCCCCACCGTAGGCCCAGGGGCTGAAAATGGATGTTAGAGGCTGGGATGAACATGAATGTGTAGCAACTATGTTGGGCACACAGTGGCCACTGTGATGAGCCACCAAGATCCCCCTTCCTGGCTGGGGAACCCATCAACCCTCTCCCCAGTGCTGGAGTGCCACTGGATGATGGACTTCAGCTTGCCCCACTCTCTGGGAAAGGCCCTCCCTTCAGGGCAGCCCGTATCCAATGTCCATCTACTGGGGGGCCTTAAAGGCCTTTCCCTCTTGTCCCAGCTCTGGACAACTCTGAAAGTCAAACCTAACTTTATCAGTCTCTGTAGGCTTCATTGAGGACAATATTGTGACATCATAGCCAAGTTAACCCCAtgcccaatcctgcttccttttcttccccaaaaCAGGTATCCATCTCAAGAATATCCCCTAATAAACATCTGCACACTCGTCTCCATCTCAGAATCTGCCTCCTGATAACCTGACCTACAACGGGAACTGCTAGGCAGGGAATGTCCTGGGAGCAATTAGGGAAGGCTTCACGGAAGAGACGCTGTTTATGTTAGGCCAAATCTCAGCAGATGTAGGGCTTAGTGGGTATCATTGTGCTGTAGCAAAAAGCACAGCCACtttgttgggtgcagtggctcatgcctgtaatcccagcactttgggaggcctaggcaggcagttcacttgaggtcgggagttcaaacctccttgagcctcggtttcctccttAGTCAGTAACATGGGACTGATAATCCCTCCTTCCTATGGTTCTTAGAAGGTTTTCAATCACAGTGAATTTCTTAGCTTCCTCCCCATGGAGACGGGGCTGAGGGGTCTTCCTGTGCACTTggtcctgccttttttttttttaacccataaaAATTCACCTGTTTTAttttgtggggggtggggaatATCCATTACCtcagacatttatattttatttgtattacaaacaatccagttatacttttttatttctaaatgtacaataaattactgttgactatagtcaccctgttgtgctatcaaatgttagatcttattcattctatttaacTACATTTTTGGCttgacgcggtggctcacgcctgtaatcccagcactctgagagccgaggtgggcggatcacctgaggtcaggagttcgagaccagcctggccaacatggtgaaaccccgtctctactaaaaacacaaaaattagctggatgtggtggcatatgcctgtaatcccagctaccccagagtctgaggcaggagaatcactggaacctgggaggcagaggctgcagtgagctgagaccgcgccaccacactccagcctgggcgatagagcgagactccatctcaaaaaatgaataaataaaaataaaattaaaatatgtttttgtacccattagccatacCCACTTTCCCCTACCACTACCCTTGCCAGCCTCTGGtcaccatcattctactctatctccatgagttcaattgttttaatttttagctcccacaagtaagtgagaatgtgagaaatttgtctttctgtgcctggcttttttcatttacaattccagttccatccacgttgttgcaaatgatctgcctcttctttttaaaacatccttATTCATCCTTGTGACGTGGTGAGGTTGGCACagtcatccccatttcacagataagaaagctGGGGCCAGGAGGGGAAAATGATTTGCTTTAGGGCGTCTTTTCattccttcatcagtgttttttttcttttttttaaagatacagggtcttgctctgttgcccaggctggagtgcgtgcagtggtgcaatcatacctcactgcaatgttgacctcctgggctcaagtgatcctcccacctcagcttcccaagtagctgggactacaggtgcgcttCACCAagctaacttttaaattgtttgcagagacagggtgtcactatgttgccaaggctggtctcacactcctggcctcaatcaatcctcctgcctcagcctcccaaaatgctgggattacaggtgtgagccactgcacctggtctccttcatcatttttttttttttttttttttttgagacagagtctcgctgtgtcacccaggctgcagtacagtggggcgatttcagctcactgcaacctctgcctcccagattcaaacgattctcctgcctcagcctcccaagaaggtgggactacaggtacgtgccaccacaccagactaatttttgtattttcagtagagacagggtttcaccatgttggccaggctggtctcaaactcctgacctgaggtactctgcccgcctcagcctcccaaagtgctgggattacaggcatgagccatcgcgcccggctgcttcatcagttttcttttctttctgtttttttttgagacggagttttgctcttgttgcccaggctggagtgcaatggtgcgatctctgctcaccgcaacctccgcctcctgggttcaagcgatccttctgcctcagcctccccagtagctgggattataggcatgcaccaccatgcccggctaattttgtatttttagtagagacggggtttctccatgttggtcaggctggtcttgaactcccgacctcaggttatccacctgccttggcctcccaaagtgctgggattagaggcgtgagccaccgtgcctggtctattggaggcttatttttttttatttttttttattttttttgaggcggagtcttgctctgtggcccaggctggggtgcagtggctggatctcagctcactgcaagctccgcctcccgggtttacgccattctcctgcctcagcctcccgagtagttgggactacaggcacccgccacctcgcccggctagttttttgtattttttagtaaggacggggtttcactgtgttagccaggatggtctcgatctcttgacctcgtgatccgcccgtctcggcctcccaaagtgctgggattacaggcttgagccactgcgcccagccgaggcTTATTATTAAACCCACAGCAACGCTGTAAGGTTGGGCTGATCTTGTCCATTTCATAGACCTCAGCTCCAAGACAGAGAAACTCATGTGGCTAAACTGGTGAATCCAGGCCAGCTCCAATAATCTTGTCCGCCGCCTCAGGCCAGCCCCGGGGTGGGTCCTTTCTCAAACTTCAGCGCTCCAGTCCTGCCCTCACCATCCCCCTCAGTGTGGCAAAATCTCAGAGGCTGTAAGTGGCTTTGATGGGTGTGTGCCTGCACAAGCAGAGCGAGCCCAACCTACAGGAAAGCCTGTGCCCAGGCTACAGGAAAGGCAGAGGACACCAGTGTACATTGTGCCACTCCTTTTGAGTCTCAGACCTCCAAGGTCTTCTGTAATTCAGCATCCACTTCGACCCAGAGGGATCTTTTTAAAGGACAGTTTTGGCCTGGCCGCCTCCCTTCTCGAATCCTCCTATGGCCCCACACCTACAGCATAAAATCCAAATCCTTTCGCTCTAGTCTAAGCCTTTCATCACCTGGAGCCAGCTGCATCATCACTAACCATTGGCCCAGGCGGCCAAATTCTGAACCAGTTGCGGCTGTGGACTTCGCATATGCTGTTTTCTGTGCCAGGAAAGTCCCAGCTCTCTCTCCCTGTGTTATCTGATCTGCCTGCAACACTCAGGTAGACatcacctccttttttttttttttttttgagacggagtctcgctctgtcgcccaggctggggtgcagtggctggatctcgtgacctcgtgatccgcccgtctcggcctcccaaagtgctgggattacaggcttgagccaccgcgcccagccgacatCACCTCCTTTTAACCACATTATCCCAGCTGCCAAAAATAGGGCAGACTTTGCTGTCAAACCTGGTTTGAATCTCAGTTCCACTAACAGTGGGACCCTGACCGACTCACTTcatctttctaagcctcagtggcttaaaaatggggataatgaggccgggtctcattaaaaaaatacaaaaaaattttgtatttttgtctctactaaaaaaatacaaaaaaactagccgggcgaggtggcgggcgcctgtagtcccagctacttgggaggctgaggcaggagaatggcgtaaacccgggaggcggagcttgcagtgagctgagatccggccactgtactccagccccggcgacagagcaagactccgtctcaaaaaaaaaaaaaaaaaaaaaaaaaatggggataatgggccaggcgcggtggctcacacctgcaataccagcactttgggaggccaaggtgggtcgaacacgaggtcaagagatcgagaccatactggctaacatggtgaagccccgtttctaccaaaaaatacaaaaatttagccaggtgtggtggcacacgcctgtggtgcCACCTCAACCCTGAGGGCCAAAGAGAGAACTTATCCACCAGGAAGGGAGGGGTCAAGAGAAGGGGCCTTGGAAGCCATTTAGAAGGATGGACACTGGACTAATGGTACAGGTCTGAGTCCTGGCCTGCCTAGTGACCTTGGACAGGTCACACGACCTCTCCAGATCTCAGcgttcttatctgtaaaatacgGGCCACATTGGATGGCCTCTGAAGGCCCTTTCTTTTGTAGCTCCAGGTAATTGTAagaccctattttttttttttttttttttgagacggagtctcgctctgtcgcccaggctggggtgcagtggctggatctcagtgcactgcaagctctgcctcccgggtttatgccattctcctttttttgagacggagtctccctctgtcacccaggctggagtgcagtgtctggatctcagctcactgcaagctccgcctcccgggcttacgccattctcctgcctcagcctcccgagtagctgggactacaggcacctgccaccttgcctggctagttttttgcatttttttagtagagacggggtttcaccgtgttagccaggatgttctcgatctcctgacctcgtgatccgcccgtctcggcctcccagagtgctgagattacaggcttgagccaccgcgcccggccataagaCCCTATTTTAACTCTGTTTTCAAGCCATGCAGGCACAGGGGATTCTCTCCAGGATGGCTCCCTGGGCTCAGATGGCTCCTTCTGTGTCCTTGGAACTCATCCTATTGTTACAGCCAGCCCCTGCCCCTGTCTTTTGGTTAACTCCTTGGGAAAATgtctcaagtctttttttttagatggagtctcactcttgtcgcccagactggggtgcagtggtacgatctcggctcactgcagcctctacctcctgggttccagctatgctcccgcatcagcctcccgagtagctaagattacaggcacatgccaccacgcctggctaatttttgtatttttagtagaaacaaggtttcactatgttggccaggctggtctcgaactcctgacctcaggtgatccgcctgccttggcctccccaagtgctgggattacaggtataagccaccacacccagcctcaaatctTATAACCTTTAGTCCAAAAAACTGTAGCAACTTCCAGCTAGTATGCCTCCTGCCTGCTTCCAATTCCACCCTCCACACTGGCAGCCAGAGAGGCTTTTAACATGCAAACATAGTTACACCACTCCTTCACCTGAAACTTCAGGGGTTCCCAATGGCTGTGCagtggctttgtgtgtgtgtgtgtgtgtgtgtgtgtgtgtgtgtgtgtgcagtggttttcaaacttttatctGTTTTGAGCATCAGAATCCTCATCTGATGGAATGTTTCTCAGAGCCCTAAAAATGTCCAACAGTTAAGAAAGAAGTTATGCAGACTGAAGAGAAGTGGAAAGCTTGGAGCCAGCCTACTGGGCCTTCCACACTACAgcctgcaacacacacacaacacacagcagCCTGCAAGGCATGGACACTGAACTGAGGGCTCCATGTACCTTCCTAAGGAGCCaggatgggctgggcacagtggctcacacctataatcccagcactgtgggaggcagtggtagcagattgcttgagcccaggattttgagaccagccggggcaacatggcaaaatggtctctgtttttaaagaataaatttttttaaaaaaggaggctgggcatggtggctcacacctgtaatcccagcactttgggaggctgaggcaggcgaatcacctgaggttaggagtttgaggccaccctggccaatatcataaaaccctgtctctgctaaaaatacaaaaattagtaggatgtagtggcgtgcctgtaatcccagctactcgggaggctgaggcacaagaatcgcttgaacccgggaggcaaagcttgcagtgagcagagatcgcatcacttcactccagtctgggtaatagagtgagacagtgagactgtttctttctttttgggatggagtctcactctgtcacccagtctggagtgcagtggcacaatcttggctcactgcaacctccgcctcccaggttcaagcaattctcctgcctcagctgcccggctaattttttgtatttttagtagacacagggttttgccatgtcggccaggctggtctcgaactcctgacctcaagtgatccacctgccttggcctcccaaagtgctgagattacaggcttgagccactgcgcccagtcaccTGTGTGTTTTTATTCATCGTTGTATCCCTCTGCTTAGGACAGGCATGGGAttataaatacttgctgaatgaatgaacgagCCCCTCAATATGCAGATAGGACAAGACTGAGATGGATGACGCCACTTACTTGTCACACCGCAAATCAAGAACTGGGGTCTTTTGATTCTACCCCAGCTCTTTCCATTAAACTTTCCCGATTCCTGTGTTCCCTTCTGTCTCAGTGGAGATCTCAAAACTAATTCTAGATTCCTTGGCTGCCAAGGTCAGTGACTCGTCCTACTACTGAAACCCAGCTGGAGGCCCCTTGGTGTCTGATATCACCAACAGAATATGCTTTATGAGGGTCACCACTGGCATCAGGGGGTTCTGGAGAAAGTGAAACCCTTCAACATCGTCATCCTGATGGTTGGCCACAAGAGTGACCTGTTGGTGAGCACCAGGTGACACCACAGGAAAGGAAGCTGGCTGCCTCTTTGGGGCATTGAAACTTCAGCCAAGAGCAATGGTAACATTACCACAGCCTCTGAGGAGCTCACTCAGTCTATCTGTGAGACTGTGAACAGGGGGACACGGGATCTAACCCAGGGTGGGAGGGAGTTTTGAAAAGCAGAGTCTCATCCTGGGCCAAGCTTCAGGAAGCAGAGGACCAAAGCAGATCAAGGTGGCTGGGCCTGTGCTAGTGACCCTTGGGAAGGACAATCATCCTCCCTAGAGCCCACAGAACTCTCACAGTCCACAAGGGCCATGCTGGGCCCAGGACAGGGATGATGCTAGGTGCCACTGAAGGACATGACCCTGAGGTCTGGAAGGGGTCTGGCTTCTTCTGCATGATGGTGAAAACACCAGGATCAAAGATACCAGCAACTAAGAAGAGATGGGCACCTGCACAGACACGCCTATCCTGAGAACAGGCGCTTACTCCCATCCTTTCTCAGGGAAAGGGATAAGCAGCTTTCTCCAGGAGTTCCAGAAGAGCAGGTCAAAAGGgtttttaggccgggtgcggtggctcactcttgtaatctcagcactttgggagggtgagacctgtctggccaacagtgaaaaccccgtctctactaaaaatacaaaaattagcctggtgtggtggcaggtgcctgtcatcccagctactcgggaagctgaggcaggagaatcgcttgaacccaggaggcggaggtggcagtgagccaagattgcgccactgcacttctagcctgggtgacagagctagactccatctcaaaaaaaataaaaaaaacaaaaaccaaaaaaacccaaaaaggatATTTAGGTACATAACATTGCCAAAACAAGGATGCCTCTTCAGTTGAGGGCCGTGAGAGAAGGTCACCCTACTCAATTCTTATGGCAGAgaagctggactcaaactcctgctGATATTATGGCCTCCCTTGGAGTAAAATG
It encodes:
- the RAB42 gene encoding ras-related protein Rab-42, coding for MEGEGCRYQFRVALLGDAAVGKTSLLRSYVTGAPGAPEPEPEPEPTVGAECYRRALQLRAGPRVKLQLWDTAGHERFRCITRSFYRNVVGVLLVFDVTNRKSFEHIQDWHQEVMATQGPDKVIFLLVGHKSDLQSTRCVSAQEAEELAASLGMAFVETSVKNNCNVDLAFDILADAIQQALQQGDIKLEEGCGGVRLIHKTQIPRSPSRKQHPGPCQC